Genomic DNA from Nitratidesulfovibrio vulgaris str. Hildenborough:
ACCCCACTTCTCGCGCGGGTTCAGCCACTACGACCACAAATGCGGCTTCGACGTGACCTTTCCTCTCTATTTCGACCCCACGTTCCCCGGCGGCTACACGGGCATCCCCTTCGAGCATGTGCAGACGCGCCTTGTGTGGTTCGCGCAGCCTTGGCTCAAGCGGCAGGTGCTCGGCAACTTCGCCTTCAATGTGGGCAAGATGCTGGGGATGGTCTTCGACGCGCTGGGCAACATCGCGCCGCTGGCGACGAGCAGGCTTTTCTGCTTCTGGGTGGGCGGCTACGAGGAGATAACCTTCGAGTTGCGCAGGCCGACGAACACCTGACCCTTGAACGGCTCACGTACCCGGCAACCGGCTCACGCCTCGACCAGAATACGACACGCCATGACGGTTTCTCGTCCGTCATGGCGTGTCGTATTTGCGTGCCAGGTCTCTATTTCATCCTACCTGAGTTCGCGCGGCCTTGACCTGTGCAATGGCGATACGCAACATGAGCAAAGGAGACATGCGAACAGGCACAATTCGCTTGAACAGCAGATTCTTGGTCACGGTATAGATGCATTTAAAAAGAATGTTATTACTGGGCAGCTTCGCCAGACAACGCAGGAACACTCCACGCAAGACCGGAAAGCGGATGACCAGAGGCCCCAGCAGAACGATGTTCTTCTGGATGTTCTTCTCTTCATCCGTGTAGGTCGTCAGCTTCGAAAGTTCGCCGGTCGACGTGGGTATGTCGCCATCGCCGCCACATCTTTCGGGCAGGATGCCGTCCTTTTCACACATGTCGTGAATCCGTGTTCCGGGGAAGGGTGCCATGATTGTGAAGTGACCCAATGTAGGCCGGCACCTGATATTCAAGTCCAGTGTGGCGATGTCGTCAGCGAGCGTGGCACGGGGCATGGCGAGCATGCTATTGGTGTAGATGGCGATGCCAGCCTCGTTGAACAGGTCGAACGATTCGATGATCTTCTCGTTTGAAACCCTACGGTTGAGTACATCACGGCGCACTGTCTCGGCCCCTGCCTCTATGGACATGCACACCGAACGACAGCCAGCTTCGCGCAACAGGCGGACCATGTCACGCGTGACCACGTCAGCCCGCAGCAGGCAATAGAACGGCAGCCCGATCAACCTCGGATACTTTTCAGCAAATTCTTCAAGCCACGAATCAACGCGATACGTAAACGAATCATCAGAAATCTTGATGTATGATGTCGGATAACGTGCGATGACGTCACGCATCTCGGCAATGAGGTGGTCAACTGAGCGTCTTCTTACGACATGCCCAAGACCTGCATACATGGCATTGTAGGCATGGTTGAAACAATAGGTGCACTTGAAATGGCAACCTCGTGACGCGGCGAAGGTCTTCAGTGGAAAATCTCTTACGATATGGTTCTTAGCGTAGACTATATCGCGATCTATAAAAGGCAGGTCGTCAAGGTCTGAGACAAGCGGCCTCAGGGTGACAGGCGTTGTGACCGTTCCGACATTGCGTATCCCCTCGACATGCCCCTCCCTTCCATACTGTTCAAGAGCTTCTACAAGTGCCTCATCGCCTTCGCCAACGCATATAGCGTTTACAGGGAGCACCATAAGACACGAAGGATCGAATGTTGGATGCGGTCCACCTACGATGATGAAAAGGTCAGGGAAGACCATTCGAACCTTATTCAGGACTTGATGCATCATCACTGCATCCGAACTCATGAGGCTTACGCCAAGCATATCGGGCTGAAAAGACCTGATGGCTTCAATATAGTCTTCAGTCAGAAGTGTCAGGCCAACGATATGCCCTCTCTGCTTCAAGCTTGCGGAAAGCTGCATAAGCCCGAGAGGATCACCCTCAAGGCTTAATCGCGGATGCAGGAACATGAAGCGCATTGCCGTCTCCCTGGATTGACCTGAGTCTAGCCTAACTCGTCCGCCGGTAGACCGACACGAACGACCCCGACTTGCGAAGCCATGCCTGCACGATGTTGAGGGGCAGAAACGCCAGCAGCAGCCACTTGTAGTACCATGCCCGACCGCGGGTGAGCGGTCGCCGCGTCGACGGTGTTGCCTGAAGGCGGTTCTGTACCGAGAGTGCCCAGTGGTCGGTGTTGGGCTGGAAGCTACGCGAGGCGAGGCGCAGCCCGCACAGCGCAGCAAGCCTGTCCAGCGACACCGGCCCGAAGAGGTAGGTATGCCGCGGCACATGCAGCCCGCCCCACCAGCGCCCGGCGACGGCATAGTCCCACGAGTCGGTGTTGGGGGTCTCCACCACGATGTGCCCGCCGGGACGCAGCAGCCGCACGGCCTGTTCCAGTTCGGCTACGGGGTCGGTGACATGCTCGATGAGGTTGTTCATGATGATGACGTCGTAGGGTTCGGCGTCCTTCATGTCGGCAAGCGTTCCGGTCACGACGCGGAAGCCCCGGTCGCGGGCACGTTGCGCGATGTCGTCGATGAACTCCACCCCTTCCGGCACCACATCGGGCCGCGCCTTCACCAGTGCGTCGAAATAGGCGGCATCCGCACACCCCACGTCGAGGAGTCTTCCCCCTCGCGGCAACAGACGCCCGTAGGCCCGTACCCGCAGACCGTACACCAGCCTGTAGAGAAGACCCACCAGCCCCTTCGCCCCGGTATGGAAGCCGTGATAGTGCGGCGGATAGGCGGCTTTGAGCTGTTCGATACCGGGTTGCGGCGTCAGCACCAAAAGGCCGCACTCGGCGCAATGTCCGAAGCCGAAATCGCCCTCCGCGCCGTATTCGTAGTCGGGCACATGCGCGAATGCCGGTGCAAGCCGCACCGCGCACAGCGGACAATGCCCGTGCTGCACGCCGCCTGCGTTCTCTTCAACCCTTTCCGTGGGCCTTTCCGTGGGCCTTTCCGCAGGCCCTTCCGTAGGCCTTCCGGCGGCATCTGCACTCCCGTGCATGCGGTCGTTCGTCGCGTCTTTCATCTATCCCCCGAGAGGCGTTCGCGGATGAAGGTCTCGCTCATGGCGGGCAGGCAGCCGTGGCTGCCGTCGAGACCATAGTACGGGTCGGCGAGGATGTCCTGCTGGATGGCTGCCAGACCCTTCTCGCGCACATTGCCGTACCGTATCTGGATGAGCGGACACGAGACCACGTCGCCGTAGGGTTGCAGGCCCAGCTTCTCACGCCCGGCGGGGCACTTGATGCGCGTGAGGCTCGAATAGAGGT
This window encodes:
- a CDS encoding class I SAM-dependent methyltransferase encodes the protein MQRLNLGCGQYPKAGFLNVDVDPLAKADVFHDLSSFPYPFEDARFDLVEMDHVLEHLPSPRDAMREIWRILKPGGTLRLRVPHFSRGFSHYDHKCGFDVTFPLYFDPTFPGGYTGIPFEHVQTRLVWFAQPWLKRQVLGNFAFNVGKMLGMVFDALGNIAPLATSRLFCFWVGGYEEITFELRRPTNT
- a CDS encoding B12-binding domain-containing radical SAM protein, with amino-acid sequence MRFMFLHPRLSLEGDPLGLMQLSASLKQRGHIVGLTLLTEDYIEAIRSFQPDMLGVSLMSSDAVMMHQVLNKVRMVFPDLFIIVGGPHPTFDPSCLMVLPVNAICVGEGDEALVEALEQYGREGHVEGIRNVGTVTTPVTLRPLVSDLDDLPFIDRDIVYAKNHIVRDFPLKTFAASRGCHFKCTYCFNHAYNAMYAGLGHVVRRRSVDHLIAEMRDVIARYPTSYIKISDDSFTYRVDSWLEEFAEKYPRLIGLPFYCLLRADVVTRDMVRLLREAGCRSVCMSIEAGAETVRRDVLNRRVSNEKIIESFDLFNEAGIAIYTNSMLAMPRATLADDIATLDLNIRCRPTLGHFTIMAPFPGTRIHDMCEKDGILPERCGGDGDIPTSTGELSKLTTYTDEEKNIQKNIVLLGPLVIRFPVLRGVFLRCLAKLPSNNILFKCIYTVTKNLLFKRIVPVRMSPLLMLRIAIAQVKAARTQVG
- a CDS encoding class I SAM-dependent methyltransferase, whose product is MKDATNDRMHGSADAAGRPTEGPAERPTERPTERVEENAGGVQHGHCPLCAVRLAPAFAHVPDYEYGAEGDFGFGHCAECGLLVLTPQPGIEQLKAAYPPHYHGFHTGAKGLVGLLYRLVYGLRVRAYGRLLPRGGRLLDVGCADAAYFDALVKARPDVVPEGVEFIDDIAQRARDRGFRVVTGTLADMKDAEPYDVIIMNNLIEHVTDPVAELEQAVRLLRPGGHIVVETPNTDSWDYAVAGRWWGGLHVPRHTYLFGPVSLDRLAALCGLRLASRSFQPNTDHWALSVQNRLQATPSTRRPLTRGRAWYYKWLLLAFLPLNIVQAWLRKSGSFVSVYRRTS